CCACTTGTAGTTAAATACCTTGTTAGTTTTGACTCACGAAATTTGCGCCAGAGAAATAGAGTGGGGTGGTAACTTATTCGCTTCTTTCTCAACACAAACATACGTGACGATTGGCAATCTTCAAACTTAAGTATATAACTAGATACTAGTAAGAGTTGAGACGTGGAATCGTGTATGGGTTAGCTATGCAAACGCTAATCTTAGATCTAAGACATTTCATTTGATTTGTGTTGGCGGAGCTGCAGAGGGCCCCATCCCTAGGGTCCGGACATAATGAAAGATGCTTTCTCCCCGTACATGTGACCGGAGACGGGAGACTCCCTGAGAGAAGTATAATAAGAGTAAGTATTATAACAGGTTGTAAACATGCTAAATGTTAAAGTGGAGGgaagagaagaggagagagaagagaggtggGCTGCAAGCTTGCAGTCAGCTTAGACataaaaaccaaaaaaaacttATGAGAGAGACAGATGGATCTCACATAAATAATGATGGACTAACTACTATACAAATGGGCTGAGAAGTAGGCTGCAAGAGTCCTTACAACTAGCAGCTGGTTGTATTATTAGCCTTGCTCTAAGGCTGAATCAGCCAGCTAAATAGAGTCCACGTCAAAAGAAACAGATGATGTGGCAGTGAGAGAATAGAAAAGAGAGAACGAGCCGGCGCCAAACTCTTTGCCCGGCTGAGACACACCACACCGCCCGTTCCCAGCCGGTTGCAAGCGATAAGGTCGACGCTTCGCTCCCCACCTCTCTCCCTTCTCGATCTCGTGCGGCACCCCTCCGTCCTGCTCGCCTGCGCCTTTCCCGCTCGTCCGCGCCTTCCCCGACGCCGGCGCGCCCTCCAACCTGCGCCCTCCCGCTCCCCAACTCGCTGGCTGATTACGCTGCCTCCTGTCCGACTTGGcgctggaggaggtggtggtactGGAGCCGGCGTGGAGTGGGGCAGAGAGCGCGGTGGTGATGTTTGGCCGTCACgcgagaggggaggaggagcatCGGCGCTGGCTGAAGCGGCGGTGGGGGATGCGGAGGTGAGGATGGAGAGGAATCGCTGTGAGGAGACGGACCAGAGTAGTGGTAGGACCagcaggcggcggcagctgcggtggtggtggagctgggTTCCCCAGAGATTGGGATCCATCACGGGAGGATTGCTGTGAAGGGGGAGAAGCGGACATTGATTCTTGAATGGCCACACAGATATAGCCATAGTCTTCATATGCAAAGCATTGAATACTAGTATATTTGATACAACCAACTTCTCAGCCTGCTTGTTGTATTCACAGGCTATATATGACATGGCAGCAATTCTCAGCCGGCAGTCGGCTGGCTAATTAGCCATGCTCTGAGATGCAATGTGGAAGCCCCTATGGGTGTCGGGCTTTGGCTTGTAGCTAGGAGCTTAGTCAGAGCCCAACGTCCAACCACTCTTAACCAATATGACATGCGTGGACAACCATGCATGCCTCCAAAATGTGAAGTGGCAAAGTGGTGAGCACTATGCGTGATAGGATCCTAACGTGGTGGCAGCATTCAGCAAGTGCCGCCACCTTGACAATCGTTATAACACATCAAGTCTTGAGGATGAATCGCTAGGCGTTGTTTTATGATCATAGAAGGACCAGATCGCCCTTGGCAAGCTCTCCATTGCCAATGACGCCATTGTAAACACTCTTAGCCCCATGGGTAGGGATGTACATTACCTtctttgaataaaataaaaaaacatgctTAAGGATGACTcacaagtgttttttttttggcacggGGAGGGGGACGTACGTGTTGTTTTCATTCTCTTCTGCTCTGCCCTTTAGATAAAGGAATGATAATCCAACCGCTGCATAAAAAAAGGGATGCACAATAGCCCTTCAGTACAATCTTAACCATAGCATATAGAAGACACAATTATAGATTTTACCCGTTAAGCACTAATATGTTGGAAACGACTTTGAATTTTATAGGCTGCATATGATTACAACTAGGAGCGGCTTTAAAAGCAAGCCCATACTAATCAACTGGTTGAAGCCTTTTTTAGACGACAGCCCGTGTGGAAAGCGGCCCACCCAGGCATCCACGGGCTGGTGGGCCTTCTTTCCTCAAGACCACAAGTAAGTCTGCCTATTTTTTCTTTGCCAACCAGACACAGATCATGAGATCGACGTCGTTGTTGAATGAATAGTAActgaacatttttttttcctttgaaaTTTCGCTCTTATCAAGTTTCAGACCAACGATATAGAGTCATGTAGTTTCAAGAGAGAGTTTGGCACTGAGCTTAGGAAATCAGCTTTGCTTCGTAAATTCCTCCAGTCAATCACAAAGGGTTATGCAGTAAATAATACTCCGTCAGTCCAGAAATACGAGAAGTTATATTTTGGAAAAGGCATCCTATGTGTTTTTGGACCAACACCGAATCAAAATGTATTTATGCTCATTGTATAAAATTTACAAGACTTCCATCAAGTTATAGAAAACAAACAACATTTGCAATTCAAACCAGTTTTCTTAAATCCAATACGAAATGTGCCGTGACAGTCCATTCATTTGGCATTATGGTTTTATTATATTTTCCAAAATTTAACCTGAATTATATAAGCTTAACTTAGGACAAAACTAAGATCTTACTTTTTTTAGGGCGATCTCTTACATCTTTTAAGAAGGCACACTATATTGATTTACTAGTATATTTGGCAAGGATGAAGtacatataaaaaaaatcaagcatCAGCAGACAAGATGATGCCAAATCCTGGCTTTCTTGAACCTGGCCGAGTCACGTAGCGTGTGACGTGAACAAGGAACGGTGGCAATGTCTGCCCTCCGCAACGTTGCATACGTCTCGACCGGCGCCGATCATTTTTTTTAACACAACAAAAggagccgtgccgtgccgttcCGGCCGGGGCCCGGGGGGCCGCTGCGCCCGTCACGTGGCGTCGTCCGCTTAGGTCCGAACGGCCGGCTCCGTCGAATCGGCCCGCGCCGCTCCGGCCGCTGCTGGCTGCCGAGCGCCGACCCCGGCCGCTTCCCTCGGCACATGCGGCCCCACACCCGCCTGCACACAGATACAGCCATACAGGGGAGCCGGTGCAACCGAAGCAGCGCAGCGAATGGGGTGGTTGATGGAAAGGTggctcgtcgccgtcgcgctcGGTAAATAGTGGAGCGGAGCGGGGCACCCTCCCTCAGTTTCCTACTCCGCCGTTGCGTATCCGTCGCGCCGAAgcaaccagccagccagcccatTTCGATACGCGCGAGGTGAACGGGAATCGGGAAGCGACGAGGGGACATTCCAACCAGCTGCTTCCTGCGGCTGCGCGAGCGATGCAGCCGGCCGCGAGAGGGtggcggtcgccggcggcggcggcggaggccagcCCTTACGCGATGCCCTCGCCGGTGCAGCCGGCGTCGCCCAAGGGTGGGTGCGCCGTGCGCGTGCAGCGCATGACTCACCGATCGGTTTGGGCTCTGTGTTCTTCGCCGTCCAGCGCTTGGAACTTACCCGGTTTGGTTGCTGTTCCCGCGCCCAGGCACCAAGGAGGCGGTGAAGAATGCGCTGTCGCGGTGGGGGCGGAAGGTCGGCGAGGCGACCAGGAAGGCGGAGGACCTGTCGCGCAACACATGGCAGCACCGTGGGTGATTCTTCCTCGTTGCCCCGCGGCGCTAACCATCGCCGCTTTTTCTTTACTAGCTGAATGATCATCAGATTAGCACTGGTAGTTAACCATGCCTCCTTGGTCACCAGTGAGGACGGCGCCTAGCATCGCGGAGGCGGCGTTGGGGAGGATCGCGCAGGGGACCAAGGTCCTGGCGGAAGGCGGCCACGACAGGATATTCCGGCAGGCCTTCAGCGCCCCGCCAGACGAGCAGCTGCGCAAGTCCTACGCCTGCTACCTCTCCACGGCCGCCGGCCCGGTGGTGGGCGTCCTCTACCTCTCCACGGCCAGGGTCGCCTTCTGCAGCGACGGCCCCCTGTCctacgaggccgccgccggcggcgacggcgacggtgacCGGAAGGAGTGGAGCTACTACAAGGTATCGAGGCGTTCTGCGCTGGTCTGTATGTACTCTCTAGTCCCGCGACGGTTTCTCCTTTGTTGGCTGATACGGCGGAAGGCGTGCAGGTGG
This portion of the Panicum virgatum strain AP13 chromosome 2N, P.virgatum_v5, whole genome shotgun sequence genome encodes:
- the LOC120660937 gene encoding GLABRA2 expression modulator-like, with the protein product MQPAARGWRSPAAAAEASPYAMPSPVQPASPKGTKEAVKNALSRWGRKVGEATRKAEDLSRNTWQHLRTAPSIAEAALGRIAQGTKVLAEGGHDRIFRQAFSAPPDEQLRKSYACYLSTAAGPVVGVLYLSTARVAFCSDGPLSYEAAAGGDGDGDRKEWSYYKVAIPLHRLRAASASASKLNPAEKFIELVSVDRHEFWFMGFVNYDGAVAHLQEALSGFHNLQA